Proteins from a genomic interval of Symmachiella macrocystis:
- a CDS encoding prepilin peptidase, giving the protein MDHLFDLALRLVLVFAVGVLIGRFLNLCIVRFPCDDSFVGQLKLLFRRPRACDGCGLPRRWWQCLPLTSLFSKTARCGGCRRRIPRRFAVVELLTGGLLAVLYAFEVQPQVGLSETQLHLRFLYHAVMICALIVATFIDFDLKIIPDGSTLPAMAVGVLGGWLLPYVFLTEVWYQQPHLAFFEQLAQGEWSWLAAFQGRPEWIERWPHLHGLVVSLFGLVVGGGIVWSVRILGERVLGREAIGFGDVILLAMIGSFLGWQAAAIVFFLAPLFALITVVPSWIFLRNREIPFGPYLSLAAVVVVLFWQQIWANTDQIFSLGVFLPVVGLVMLCALASLLGMWLGIKRLFGFEAEEEFFEEWTSGDQLSFLASEVIDPDQGQWRRNAWPGGDAGRGRLQSRRWGGGGGW; this is encoded by the coding sequence ATGGACCACCTTTTCGATCTTGCACTGCGCCTAGTCCTCGTGTTTGCCGTGGGGGTGTTGATTGGGCGGTTTCTCAATCTGTGTATCGTCCGCTTTCCGTGCGATGACAGTTTTGTTGGGCAATTGAAACTGTTGTTCCGGCGTCCGCGTGCCTGCGATGGCTGCGGGCTACCGCGCCGTTGGTGGCAATGCTTGCCTTTGACGAGTCTCTTCTCGAAAACGGCGCGCTGTGGAGGTTGCCGGCGACGGATTCCGCGGCGATTTGCGGTTGTCGAGTTATTGACGGGTGGGTTGTTGGCGGTGCTGTACGCTTTCGAGGTCCAACCTCAGGTGGGATTGTCCGAGACGCAGTTGCATCTGCGGTTTCTGTATCATGCGGTGATGATCTGTGCCTTGATTGTGGCGACGTTTATTGATTTTGATTTGAAGATCATCCCCGATGGATCGACGTTGCCGGCGATGGCGGTGGGGGTACTGGGCGGGTGGTTGTTGCCTTATGTGTTTCTAACGGAAGTGTGGTATCAGCAACCGCATTTGGCGTTCTTTGAACAGTTGGCGCAGGGGGAATGGTCGTGGTTGGCCGCTTTTCAGGGGCGACCGGAGTGGATTGAACGTTGGCCGCATTTACATGGCTTGGTTGTCAGTTTGTTTGGGTTGGTGGTGGGCGGCGGGATTGTGTGGTCGGTGCGTATCTTGGGTGAGCGGGTGTTGGGCCGGGAGGCGATCGGGTTTGGCGATGTGATTTTATTGGCGATGATCGGCAGCTTTTTGGGGTGGCAGGCGGCTGCGATCGTGTTTTTTCTGGCGCCTTTGTTTGCATTGATCACAGTGGTGCCGTCGTGGATTTTTTTGCGGAATCGCGAAATTCCATTTGGACCGTATTTGAGTCTGGCCGCTGTGGTGGTCGTGCTGTTTTGGCAGCAGATCTGGGCGAACACGGACCAGATCTTTTCCTTGGGCGTCTTTTTACCGGTTGTTGGTTTGGTGATGCTGTGCGCGTTGGCATCGCTGTTAGGGATGTGGCTGGGGATCAAACGTCTGTTCGGCTTTGAAGCGGAGGAAGAGTTCTTTGAGGAATGGACCTCGGGGGACCAGTTGTCTTTTCTGGCGAGCGAAGTGATTGATCCGGATCAGGGGCAATGGCGGCGCAATGCGTGGCCGGGTGGAGATGCGGGGCGGGGGCGGTTGCAGTCTCGGCGGTGGGGTGGTGGCGGGGGGTGGTAG